A window of the Nitrosopumilus ureiphilus genome harbors these coding sequences:
- a CDS encoding TATA-box-binding protein — MTETKPVIAIVNVVASATIEQKLDLVDITKKFPDVEYHPEQFPGAVFRLKTPRTATLLFGSGKMVCTGAKSEEMAIKAVNIVVQNLRKGKIKIKNEPIVTIQNIVSSINLGGKVNLEQAARTLPRSMYEPEQFPGLIHRMLDPKTVILIFASGKLVCVGARIEKDIHRSVNQIHSLLEEKNLMVYD; from the coding sequence ATGACAGAAACCAAACCAGTGATAGCAATAGTTAACGTAGTAGCATCTGCAACAATTGAGCAGAAATTAGATCTTGTAGATATAACAAAAAAGTTTCCAGATGTAGAGTATCATCCAGAACAATTCCCAGGAGCTGTTTTCAGACTTAAAACCCCGCGAACTGCAACACTGCTTTTTGGCTCAGGAAAAATGGTATGCACAGGTGCCAAATCTGAAGAGATGGCAATTAAAGCAGTGAACATTGTTGTTCAAAATCTAAGAAAGGGAAAAATCAAAATTAAAAATGAACCCATAGTTACAATTCAAAATATCGTCTCATCAATTAATCTGGGAGGCAAAGTAAACTTGGAACAAGCAGCTAGAACTCTTCCAAGAAGTATGTATGAACCAGAACAATTCCCAGGATTAATTCACAGAATGCTTGATCCAAAAACAGTAATTCTAATTTTTGCCTCAGGTAAGCTTGTATGTGTTGGTGCAAGAATTGAAAAAGACATCCATCGCTCAGTCAATCAGATTCATAGCTTACTTGAAGAGAAAAATTTAATGGTTTATGACTAA
- a CDS encoding DUF726 domain-containing protein: protein MRPIPRISTRGYYDLSNGNPLKTNSYYLYPKKDFKKLVNSKDLTIMIHGLRNDGAGAVAKVLLAKNRLRKLGYTNPVIGFSYDSNTTGAHLIKHAKHALAVGQTIAKKNGRNLGLFIQDFKQSSPNTKIRLMGHSLGSQVILSTLEYLSKKKQNIGLIEGVYFFGASITEDVPSKKYGKILQSIVNKKIVNYYAPSDKVLGWADNEKYVKGPLGLNGASGKPISKYHQKLVKPKNHRFASYAVVLNSFP from the coding sequence ATGAGGCCAATTCCACGAATTTCCACTAGGGGATACTATGATCTTTCTAATGGAAACCCCCTCAAAACCAATTCATATTATCTTTATCCAAAAAAAGATTTTAAAAAATTGGTTAATTCTAAAGACCTCACAATTATGATTCATGGATTGAGAAACGATGGCGCAGGAGCTGTTGCCAAGGTACTGTTGGCAAAAAATCGTTTGCGTAAATTGGGATACACTAATCCTGTAATTGGATTTAGTTATGATTCAAACACAACAGGAGCCCATTTGATAAAACATGCAAAACATGCACTTGCTGTAGGACAAACAATTGCAAAGAAAAATGGCCGTAATCTTGGTCTGTTTATTCAGGACTTTAAGCAATCAAGTCCAAACACAAAGATTAGGTTGATGGGTCACTCTTTAGGTTCTCAGGTAATATTGAGTACGTTGGAATATCTTTCAAAAAAGAAACAAAATATTGGATTAATTGAAGGTGTTTACTTTTTTGGTGCATCTATTACTGAAGATGTGCCTTCTAAAAAATACGGTAAAATTCTTCAAAGCATTGTAAACAAAAAAATTGTAAACTACTATGCACCTTCAGATAAAGTACTTGGTTGGGCAGATAATGAAAAATATGTTAAAGGTCCATTGGGTCTTAATGGTGCAAGTGGAAAACCAATTAGTAAGTATCATCAAAAATTGGTAAAACCAAAAAATCATAGGTTTGCAAGTTACGCTGTAGTGCTGAATTCATTTCCGTAA
- the metG gene encoding methionine--tRNA ligase, whose protein sequence is MNNKAIITSALPYANGEIHLGHVASTYLPADVTTRFLKLNGVEAYYVCASDDFGTPILIQSEKEGKTPAEYVAHWNKRDYDDFSAFNIQFDYFYKTSSPENIAFVQDVFKKLNDAGHIYEQEIIQFYCNNDKKFLPDRYVKGTCPHCKAEDQYSDLCESCGRVPEEIADPKCSLCGQVPTKEKTKHYFFKLKNFGDSLTKWLEENTHLQKDVKKYVQNWIKSGLIDWDITRDITWGVPVPLDDAKDKVFYGWFDNHLAYISTALKFLNDKGIDGKEFWNSADIYHFIGKDIVYHHYLFLPAMRLGINSEYKLPDYIPTRGHLTLQGKKISKSRNWYIGLKDFLEFYPADYLRYYLVSINPYSQDDLNFDWDDFTTRINSELIGNLGNFVNRALGFTKKAFDGKVPKIESFDEKDSEAEEKIKNLASELGSLLEQNHLDRALKKIMEFSSFFNTYFQHKEPWTKGPGTANCVYLSVNAARSISIAIFPFLPESAQKIWTQLGLCGNVKDSSWSGISEFGVPAGHTLGVASPLFVKVEESDIEQHKKQLGSFEK, encoded by the coding sequence ATGAACAACAAAGCCATCATTACAAGTGCATTGCCATATGCAAATGGTGAAATCCATTTGGGACATGTTGCATCTACATATCTTCCAGCCGATGTAACAACTAGATTCCTAAAACTAAATGGCGTGGAGGCTTACTATGTCTGTGCATCTGATGATTTTGGAACTCCCATCTTAATTCAGTCTGAGAAAGAAGGCAAGACTCCAGCAGAATATGTTGCTCATTGGAATAAACGTGATTATGATGATTTTTCAGCATTTAACATTCAGTTTGATTATTTTTACAAGACTAGCTCGCCTGAAAACATTGCTTTTGTTCAGGATGTCTTCAAAAAACTAAATGATGCAGGCCATATCTATGAGCAAGAAATAATTCAATTCTACTGTAATAATGATAAAAAATTCCTGCCAGACAGATATGTCAAAGGAACGTGCCCTCATTGCAAGGCAGAGGACCAATACTCTGATCTTTGTGAGAGTTGTGGTCGTGTTCCAGAAGAGATTGCTGATCCTAAATGTTCTCTTTGCGGTCAAGTTCCAACTAAAGAAAAAACAAAACATTATTTTTTCAAACTCAAAAATTTTGGTGACTCTTTAACTAAATGGCTGGAAGAGAATACACATCTTCAAAAAGATGTGAAAAAATATGTTCAAAACTGGATTAAATCTGGTTTAATTGATTGGGATATTACTCGTGATATTACTTGGGGAGTTCCAGTCCCGCTAGATGATGCAAAGGACAAAGTATTCTATGGTTGGTTTGATAATCACCTTGCATACATTTCAACCGCATTAAAATTTCTAAACGATAAAGGAATTGATGGAAAAGAATTTTGGAATTCTGCAGACATTTATCACTTTATTGGAAAAGACATTGTGTATCATCATTATCTTTTTTTACCTGCAATGCGATTGGGAATAAATAGTGAATACAAACTGCCTGACTATATTCCAACACGAGGTCACCTTACTCTTCAGGGAAAGAAAATATCTAAAAGTAGAAATTGGTATATTGGATTAAAAGACTTTTTAGAATTTTACCCTGCTGATTATCTTAGATATTATCTTGTGTCTATCAATCCGTATTCTCAAGATGATTTGAATTTTGATTGGGATGACTTTACAACACGAATCAATTCTGAACTGATTGGAAATCTAGGAAACTTTGTAAATCGGGCATTGGGGTTTACAAAAAAAGCATTTGATGGAAAGGTCCCAAAAATCGAATCCTTTGATGAAAAAGATTCTGAAGCAGAAGAAAAAATAAAGAATCTTGCTTCAGAACTTGGCTCTCTTTTGGAGCAGAATCATCTTGATAGGGCTTTGAAGAAAATAATGGAGTTTTCATCTTTTTTTAACACATATTTCCAGCACAAAGAACCTTGGACAAAAGGACCTGGCACTGCAAATTGTGTGTATCTTTCAGTGAATGCCGCAAGAAGCATTTCTATTGCTATTTTCCCATTTTTGCCCGAATCTGCACAAAAAATCTGGACGCAGTTGGGACTATGTGGTAACGTCAAAGATTCTTCTTGGAGTGGCATCTCTGAGTTTGGCGTGCCTGCAGGACATACTTTGGGGGTTGCATCTCCTTTGTTTGTCAAAGTGGAAGAATCTGATATTGAACAGCACAAAAAACAGTTAGGATCATTTGAAAAATGA
- a CDS encoding adenosylhomocysteinase: protein MSKVKSSSKLIKEGKLSYEWARSHMQILDNTINRFKKSKPLKGITLGFCLHITKETSVLLMGAKELGATVACCGGNPLTTQDDIASFLASQGIHVYAWHGQSVKEYDWCIDQVLKHKPTILTDDGADMNIKAHFDKRFSTMKILGATEETTAGVTRIRAVENQGKLRYPVILVNEAYTKHMFDNRYGTGQSTIDGYLRAMNLLMASKRVVVIGYGWVGRGVASRFQGMGSKVIVTEIDPVKALEAHMDGFEVMPMAQAAKIGDMFVTCTGMTSVIRKEHIMQMKNGAIMGNVGHFDVEIDSKFLLKQSKSVKEVRPNLDECTLKNGKVVYLIGQGRLANLVAAEGHPPEVMAQSFSNQILSVLYILKNHKKMENKIINVPEEIDKQVAVDALAAMNVKIDKLTPEQVKYANSW, encoded by the coding sequence TTGAGTAAAGTAAAGTCTAGTTCTAAATTAATCAAAGAGGGCAAACTATCCTATGAATGGGCCAGATCCCACATGCAAATTCTAGATAATACTATTAACAGATTTAAAAAATCAAAACCACTAAAGGGCATAACCCTTGGATTTTGCTTGCACATTACAAAAGAGACTTCTGTCTTACTAATGGGTGCAAAAGAACTTGGTGCAACTGTTGCATGTTGTGGTGGAAATCCATTAACTACACAAGATGATATTGCTTCCTTTTTAGCATCTCAAGGAATACATGTCTATGCATGGCATGGTCAATCTGTCAAGGAGTATGATTGGTGTATTGATCAGGTATTAAAACACAAACCTACAATCTTAACTGATGATGGAGCAGACATGAACATCAAAGCACATTTTGATAAAAGATTCAGCACTATGAAAATTCTAGGAGCTACTGAAGAAACTACTGCAGGTGTTACTAGAATTAGAGCTGTGGAGAATCAGGGCAAACTTCGCTATCCTGTAATTTTGGTAAATGAAGCATACACAAAGCACATGTTTGATAATCGATATGGGACTGGACAAAGTACCATTGATGGATATCTTCGTGCAATGAACTTACTTATGGCCTCAAAACGTGTAGTTGTAATTGGGTATGGTTGGGTTGGTCGTGGTGTTGCATCCCGATTCCAAGGAATGGGTTCCAAAGTAATTGTAACTGAGATTGATCCTGTAAAAGCACTTGAAGCTCACATGGATGGATTTGAAGTAATGCCTATGGCTCAAGCTGCAAAGATTGGTGATATGTTTGTCACATGTACTGGAATGACTAGTGTAATTAGAAAAGAACACATCATGCAAATGAAAAATGGTGCAATCATGGGCAACGTAGGTCACTTTGATGTAGAAATTGACAGTAAATTCTTGTTAAAACAATCAAAATCTGTAAAAGAAGTAAGGCCAAATCTTGATGAATGTACTCTAAAAAATGGTAAAGTCGTTTATCTAATTGGGCAAGGTAGACTTGCAAACTTGGTCGCAGCTGAAGGACATCCTCCAGAAGTAATGGCACAATCATTTTCAAATCAAATTTTGTCTGTTTTGTATATTCTTAAAAATCACAAAAAAATGGAAAACAAGATCATCAATGTTCCTGAAGAAATTGATAAGCAAGTAGCAGTTGATGCACTGGCTGCAATGAATGTTAAAATCGATAAACTTACACCAGAACAAGTAAAATATGCAAACAGCTGGTAA
- a CDS encoding Rieske (2Fe-2S) protein: MTWKKIAEKGEVIAGKGKAFKIEGKQIAIFNQDGYHAIDDLCVHQDGSIAPGKLDGDIVECPLHFWHYNIKTGELTDYLKDVKLETYKVEARDDGIYVDV; the protein is encoded by the coding sequence TTGACTTGGAAAAAGATTGCAGAAAAAGGCGAAGTAATAGCAGGAAAAGGCAAAGCCTTCAAAATCGAAGGAAAACAAATCGCAATCTTTAATCAAGACGGATACCACGCAATAGACGATCTATGTGTCCATCAAGACGGATCAATTGCTCCTGGGAAACTAGATGGCGACATTGTAGAATGCCCATTACATTTTTGGCATTACAATATCAAGACAGGAGAACTAACCGATTATCTCAAAGATGTCAAACTAGAAACATACAAAGTTGAGGCCAGAGACGATGGTATCTACGTGGATGTATAA
- a CDS encoding NAD+ synthase: MNQDIINEIKNQDYASITQTLEKFLSDQIEKNHAKGVILGLSGGIDSAVLAYLCKRQIKEKTVALIMPDTSITPKSETDDALKMISLTGIEYKLIDIKPIVNEYSMYLEPNDQAKGNLRARIRTNILYYYANSKNYLVLGSSDKSEYLLGYFTKYGDGASDITPIILLYKLQIREIAKYLGVPENVISKKSSPHLWKEHEAEDELGATYEEIDSTLYCLFEKKLSVDETVELTQIDKSMVEKVYQQNINSEHKRLPAQKPDRG, translated from the coding sequence TTGAATCAAGATATTATTAATGAAATTAAAAATCAGGATTATGCTTCAATAACACAGACATTGGAGAAATTTCTATCAGATCAAATAGAAAAAAATCATGCAAAGGGGGTAATTCTAGGATTAAGTGGAGGAATTGATTCCGCAGTTTTAGCTTATCTTTGTAAAAGACAAATCAAAGAGAAAACAGTTGCATTGATTATGCCAGATACTTCAATCACACCAAAATCTGAAACAGATGACGCTCTCAAAATGATTTCACTTACAGGAATAGAATACAAACTGATTGACATAAAACCAATTGTAAATGAATATTCGATGTATCTAGAACCCAATGATCAGGCAAAGGGAAATCTTCGTGCAAGAATTAGAACGAATATTTTGTATTATTATGCAAATTCCAAAAATTATCTAGTTTTAGGCTCTAGCGATAAAAGTGAGTACTTGCTAGGATATTTTACAAAATACGGTGATGGTGCATCAGACATTACACCAATTATTTTACTCTACAAACTACAGATAAGAGAGATTGCAAAATATCTAGGAGTTCCTGAAAATGTCATTTCAAAAAAGAGTAGCCCTCACTTGTGGAAAGAGCATGAGGCAGAAGACGAATTAGGAGCAACATATGAGGAGATTGATTCTACATTGTACTGTTTATTTGAAAAGAAACTATCAGTTGATGAAACTGTGGAATTAACTCAAATTGATAAATCAATGGTAGAGAAGGTCTACCAACAAAACATAAACAGTGAACATAAAAGATTGCCTGCACAAAAACCAGATAGAGGCTAA
- the cysS gene encoding cysteine--tRNA ligase, which translates to MKLQDTLLNSEQELDISKKVKIYLCGVTVYDESHIGHARTIIVFDVLRKYLESKNVEIEFIQNFTDVDDKIINRANSENTTAEEISTKYIENYFKDFDGLNVKRATNYPKATEHIEDIVKFIEKLIEKQIAYTTKNGVYFAVSKFSEYGKLSKKKIDELQSGARIEVDEAKKDPLDFAMWKFSDKEPVWDSPWGKGRPGWHIECSAMSIKYLGENFDIHGGGRDLIFPHHENEIAQSESCTGTQFAKIWMHVGMVTINGEKMSKSLGNIKSIKHVLENWGPNIIRLFCLSGHYSKPIDYSEELLKENLTKWRQIETCYYELIHANSENSEKINSVIEKIGTDFDNALNDDLNTHLALSAFFQLVKETNRLAAEERLGREDAQIIKKEFGRMLEILGLQIPEMTEIEKQEIDDLISSREQFRKEKRFGDADKIRDKLNEMNIELIDHKGKTIWVKKECIKAENK; encoded by the coding sequence ATGAAACTTCAAGACACATTACTGAATTCAGAACAAGAATTAGATATTTCTAAAAAGGTCAAAATTTACCTTTGCGGTGTTACTGTGTATGATGAGTCACATATTGGTCATGCAAGAACCATCATAGTTTTTGATGTACTAAGAAAATATTTAGAAAGTAAAAATGTGGAAATTGAATTTATTCAGAATTTTACAGACGTAGATGACAAAATTATCAATCGTGCAAATTCAGAGAACACTACAGCAGAAGAGATCAGTACAAAATACATTGAAAACTATTTCAAAGATTTTGATGGATTAAATGTAAAGCGCGCGACAAACTATCCCAAAGCAACAGAGCACATTGAAGACATTGTAAAATTTATTGAAAAACTAATTGAAAAACAAATTGCGTATACTACAAAAAATGGTGTGTATTTTGCAGTATCAAAATTTTCTGAATATGGAAAGTTGTCAAAGAAAAAAATAGATGAACTTCAATCAGGTGCAAGAATAGAAGTAGACGAAGCTAAAAAAGATCCACTAGATTTTGCAATGTGGAAATTCTCAGACAAGGAGCCTGTGTGGGATAGTCCTTGGGGCAAAGGTCGTCCAGGGTGGCATATAGAATGCTCCGCGATGAGCATAAAGTATCTTGGAGAAAATTTTGACATTCACGGTGGTGGACGAGATTTAATTTTTCCACATCACGAAAATGAGATTGCCCAATCCGAATCATGTACTGGTACTCAATTTGCAAAGATTTGGATGCATGTTGGAATGGTGACAATCAATGGTGAAAAAATGTCAAAATCACTTGGAAATATCAAATCAATCAAGCATGTTTTAGAGAACTGGGGTCCAAACATCATCAGATTATTCTGTCTTTCAGGGCACTATTCAAAACCAATTGATTATTCTGAAGAATTACTCAAGGAAAATCTCACTAAATGGAGACAGATAGAGACATGCTACTATGAGTTAATTCATGCAAATAGTGAAAATAGTGAAAAAATTAATTCAGTAATTGAGAAGATAGGCACAGACTTTGATAATGCACTAAATGATGATCTTAATACACATCTTGCATTATCTGCATTTTTTCAACTAGTAAAAGAGACTAACAGATTAGCAGCTGAAGAGCGGCTCGGTAGAGAAGATGCTCAAATTATCAAAAAAGAATTTGGAAGGATGCTTGAAATTTTAGGATTGCAAATTCCAGAAATGACAGAAATCGAAAAACAAGAAATTGATGATCTGATTTCAAGCCGAGAGCAATTTAGAAAAGAAAAAAGATTTGGAGATGCAGATAAAATTCGAGACAAACTTAATGAGATGAATATCGAATTAATTGATCACAAGGGAAAAACAATCTGGGTGAAAAAAGAATGCATAAAGGCTGAAAATAAATAA